In the Alkaliphilus oremlandii OhILAs genome, one interval contains:
- a CDS encoding methyl-accepting chemotaxis protein, which yields MTSSKLGKIKFKKQDHTLNGDKRKSIKKQLIIIVFLLLLVPILSNTIVAYFMESKNITTRAEETNRIIGDSIGTQLDLYVESLLDTMKLITSSNNFDLMDRYEIENVIYKYTNQNKNFIGFRYVDLNGDNIFSNLNRSTNNVANEDWFKEAKAGKTFIGQSIKADSGSQVGFMISIPISNQYSSRIGVLAVMVGTNKINELVQNVQIGEQGHAYVVDTNGYVIGHRLTTEYVIGRFNVLEGQSEDVKLVSTAEEDVVHGVNNKLEKALITGSTVETTGWRVIIEQNKAEILAQTKASLGRSLIIAGILMTIALISTYAFAVLFTKPITQLVKSANKIKNGDLTESVEVTTDNEIGQLQEAFNEMTKSIGSILNEINKTTNNVSDFIMELNNDIEVSSKASMEISQAIESVASDTTQQMGSVENTASAVNNMVLEINEMTARYNVVVESSEAASQLAQNGFENIKDIQTMMSNITNSSSMSTDLIRNLDKHIQSIDGAGQLITQISEQTNLLALNAAIEAARAGEHGRGFAVVADEVRKLAEQSKAASGDIISIIKDIQAEAKKAVEVIDQGAAGVQHGNEITENAAISFSAIVDKTNQSTEAMRNLSSNIDKIFQGVSVVETTITEVSNVAQATAAGAEEVLASTEEQNSIIHHMGTSAERLNEMAEGLKGLVHRFKINKSDVVDTPTYEIVAETQETEEVRSYEEQDFEAEVSFHEEAAGQDIGYHEENIEEVESIQREILDVEEEISTTEDFAEEDYFESEETFEEGYAEENKNEIEYEDGNDEVEEKI from the coding sequence ATGACATCGTCTAAGTTGGGGAAAATAAAATTTAAAAAACAGGATCACACTTTAAATGGAGATAAAAGGAAGAGTATCAAGAAACAATTAATCATCATCGTATTTTTACTGTTATTGGTGCCAATTTTAAGCAATACCATTGTTGCATACTTTATGGAATCGAAGAATATCACCACCAGAGCCGAGGAGACCAACCGAATCATAGGAGACTCTATCGGTACACAGCTGGATTTATATGTGGAATCCTTATTGGACACCATGAAGCTCATAACAAGCAGTAATAACTTCGATTTGATGGATCGATATGAAATTGAAAATGTGATCTATAAATATACAAATCAAAATAAAAACTTTATTGGTTTTCGGTACGTGGATCTCAATGGGGATAATATATTTAGCAATTTAAATAGAAGTACCAATAATGTAGCAAATGAAGACTGGTTTAAGGAAGCCAAGGCAGGAAAAACTTTTATTGGGCAATCCATAAAGGCAGATTCAGGAAGCCAAGTAGGCTTTATGATCAGTATTCCTATATCCAATCAATACAGCTCTCGAATTGGGGTACTGGCTGTTATGGTAGGAACCAATAAGATCAATGAGCTTGTACAGAATGTGCAAATCGGGGAACAAGGACATGCTTACGTTGTAGATACCAATGGATATGTAATTGGACATCGTTTGACTACGGAGTACGTTATCGGTAGATTTAATGTTCTGGAAGGACAATCGGAAGATGTAAAGCTAGTAAGCACAGCTGAAGAAGATGTGGTCCATGGTGTTAACAACAAACTAGAAAAAGCATTAATCACAGGCTCTACGGTTGAAACAACAGGCTGGAGAGTTATCATTGAACAGAATAAGGCTGAAATACTTGCTCAAACGAAAGCTTCCTTAGGGAGAAGCTTAATCATTGCAGGAATTCTCATGACCATCGCATTGATATCCACCTATGCTTTTGCGGTATTATTTACGAAGCCGATTACGCAGCTGGTAAAGAGCGCTAATAAAATAAAAAATGGGGACTTAACGGAGAGCGTTGAAGTAACCACAGATAATGAAATAGGACAGCTACAGGAAGCTTTTAATGAGATGACGAAGTCCATCGGTAGCATTCTGAATGAAATCAATAAAACCACCAATAATGTCAGTGATTTTATAATGGAATTAAACAATGATATCGAAGTAAGCAGTAAGGCATCCATGGAGATTTCACAGGCCATAGAAAGTGTTGCGTCCGATACGACACAGCAGATGGGAAGTGTAGAAAACACTGCTTCTGCAGTGAATAATATGGTCCTTGAAATCAATGAGATGACAGCACGGTACAATGTGGTTGTGGAATCCTCTGAAGCCGCATCTCAATTAGCGCAGAATGGTTTTGAAAACATCAAGGATATACAGACCATGATGAGCAACATTACCAATTCTTCCAGCATGTCTACAGATTTAATTAGAAATTTGGATAAGCATATACAAAGTATCGATGGTGCAGGCCAACTGATCACTCAAATATCAGAACAGACAAATTTATTGGCCCTCAATGCAGCAATTGAGGCAGCGAGAGCTGGAGAGCATGGCAGAGGCTTTGCCGTTGTTGCAGATGAAGTTCGAAAACTGGCAGAACAATCTAAAGCAGCGTCTGGCGATATTATCAGCATCATAAAAGACATTCAAGCAGAGGCGAAGAAAGCTGTAGAGGTGATCGACCAAGGTGCCGCTGGTGTACAGCATGGAAATGAAATCACAGAAAATGCCGCCATATCCTTTAGTGCAATTGTAGATAAGACGAATCAGTCCACAGAGGCCATGCGAAATTTATCCTCTAATATCGATAAAATATTCCAAGGCGTATCTGTGGTAGAAACCACAATCACTGAGGTTTCCAACGTAGCCCAGGCTACTGCCGCAGGGGCAGAAGAAGTCCTTGCCAGTACAGAGGAGCAAAACTCAATTATCCATCATATGGGTACCTCTGCTGAAAGATTGAATGAAATGGCAGAGGGACTAAAGGGATTGGTACATCGATTTAAGATTAACAAGTCCGATGTAGTTGATACACCTACATATGAAATAGTGGCAGAAACACAGGAAACAGAAGAAGTGCGATCCTATGAGGAACAGGATTTTGAAGCAGAAGTGTCCTTCCATGAAGAAGCTGCAGGGCAAGATATTGGTTATCATGAGGAAAACATAGAGGAAGTTGAGTCTATTCAAAGAGAAATCCTGGATGTGGAAGAGGAGATATCCACTACAGAAGACTTTGCAGAAGAAGATTATTTTGAAAGTGAAGAGACCTTTGAAGAGGGATATGCTGAAGAAAATAAAAATGAGATTGAATACGAAGATGGCAATGATGAAGTAGAAGAAAAAATATAA
- the prfB gene encoding peptide chain release factor 2 (programmed frameshift), producing MLNLDNYKQQILRLKEDINGMRDSLDIDQLITLSEELEYKMSEEDFWNDPENAQSVLKKAKGYRDTIEEYNQLHVDHEDLEMMISFIEDGDESFQKDLLKGLEALENRVREIKIATLLKGEYDKNNAIISIHAGTGGLDAQDWAKMLLRMYTRWAEDKGYGVKTLDILTDTEAGIKSVTLLIEGMNAYGYLKAEKGVHRLVRISPFDSSGKRHTSFASVDVMPEIDDSVDIQINPNDLRIDTYRASGSGGQHVNKTDSAVRITHIPTGIVVQCQNERSQHSNRETAMKMLISKLIEVKETEQKEKIEDLQGEYNQIAWGSQIRSYVFNPYNLVKDHRTNVEMGNIQAVMDGEIDEFINGYLKGSLDNTV from the exons ATGCTGAATTTAGATAATTATAAACAGCAGATTTTGAGACTAAAAGAAGATATCAATGGAATGAGGGACTCTCTT GACATTGACCAATTGATTACTTTAAGTGAAGAGTTAGAGTATAAAATGTCTGAGGAAGACTTTTGGAACGATCCCGAAAATGCACAAAGTGTTTTAAAAAAAGCAAAGGGGTATCGAGATACCATAGAAGAATACAACCAGCTCCATGTAGATCATGAGGATCTGGAAATGATGATTTCCTTTATTGAAGATGGCGACGAATCCTTTCAAAAAGATCTATTAAAAGGGTTAGAAGCCTTAGAGAACCGAGTCCGTGAAATTAAAATAGCGACCCTGTTAAAGGGAGAATATGATAAGAACAATGCCATTATTTCCATTCATGCAGGTACAGGCGGCTTGGATGCTCAGGATTGGGCTAAAATGCTGCTCAGAATGTATACACGGTGGGCGGAAGACAAAGGATACGGTGTAAAAACCTTAGATATTTTAACAGATACAGAGGCAGGGATTAAGAGTGTGACCCTCTTGATTGAAGGGATGAATGCTTACGGATATTTAAAAGCAGAGAAAGGGGTTCACCGATTGGTTCGAATCTCGCCCTTTGACTCCTCTGGAAAAAGGCATACTTCCTTTGCATCTGTAGATGTTATGCCTGAAATTGATGATTCTGTAGATATTCAAATCAACCCCAATGATCTTCGAATTGACACGTATCGGGCCAGTGGTTCCGGCGGACAGCATGTTAATAAAACAGATTCTGCAGTCCGGATCACACATATTCCTACGGGGATCGTGGTTCAGTGTCAAAATGAACGATCTCAGCACAGCAATAGAGAAACGGCTATGAAAATGCTAATCAGCAAGCTAATTGAAGTGAAGGAAACGGAACAAAAAGAAAAGATAGAAGATTTGCAGGGAGAATATAATCAGATCGCATGGGGCAGTCAAATACGCTCCTATGTTTTCAATCCCTATAACCTGGTAAAGGACCATCGGACCAATGTGGAGATGGGGAATATACAGGCAGTGATGGATGGCGAAATTGATGAATTTATTAATGGATATCTTAAGGGAAGCCTAGACAATACTGTCTAG
- a CDS encoding EscU/YscU/HrcU family type III secretion system export apparatus switch protein: protein MEEQLKRKKAVAIKYDVENDRAPVITASGMGVVADKIIEKGMENEVAIYEDERLVKELIQFKVGTEIPPELYEIVAQVLVFIENIDQKKGNPRYTKYY from the coding sequence ATGGAAGAACAACTGAAGCGAAAGAAAGCCGTAGCGATCAAATACGATGTAGAAAACGATCGTGCCCCCGTAATCACTGCATCTGGAATGGGCGTGGTTGCAGATAAAATCATAGAAAAAGGGATGGAAAATGAAGTTGCAATTTATGAGGATGAAAGGCTGGTGAAGGAATTGATTCAGTTTAAAGTGGGGACAGAAATACCACCAGAGCTTTATGAAATTGTAGCTCAGGTCCTAGTTTTTATAGAGAATATAGACCAAAAGAAGGGAAATCCTAGATACACCAAATATTACTAG
- a CDS encoding flagellin N-terminal helical domain-containing protein, producing the protein MRINHNIPALNAHRQLNRNSNVSAKVLERLSSGKKINRAADDAAGMAISEKMKAQIRGLSKAAQNTMDGISLIQTAEGAMNEVHSMLQRMRELAVQSANGTVTDQDRKAIQDEVNQLTSEVNRIANGTEFNTRKLLRGNEGPDSNTTVHRMSTGKPAIVNGAITSSVDLTSKDLTIIIDGQERTVRLNNLDSGASIQDRLDALNNAIGDLGEAIITSGSNIEIRTTSIGGNSSIYVDGSAKADFGLAGITAPVYGTAEINAGNAKSTVYFDGLPEAGSSLVIGKDKVEFYDSSKGPYTGSNRPIDIYDSTASAYKDVTDIIQQINDMEFEGIKPGTGDARIDTSVDGPDKGRLIFEAVETGFKGHAIFVEGTPKEFVTNLQVGPNQGQGFRLTVGDIRSFKLGISSSTPDGNTGVKGAAFHESMDVTDGLSASTIEHAINVSTEAYATSAITVFDNAIIKVAEMRGSLGAIQNRLEYTAANLENTGENLTAALSRIEDTDMALEMSEFTKYNILIQAGTSMLAQANQRPQTVLQLLNS; encoded by the coding sequence ATGCGTATAAACCATAATATACCTGCATTAAATGCACATAGACAGTTAAACAGAAATTCAAATGTATCTGCAAAGGTATTAGAGAGATTATCTTCTGGTAAAAAAATAAACCGTGCGGCAGATGATGCAGCGGGAATGGCAATTTCAGAAAAAATGAAAGCGCAAATCAGAGGACTTTCCAAAGCTGCTCAGAACACCATGGACGGAATCTCCTTAATCCAAACAGCAGAAGGGGCCATGAATGAAGTTCACTCCATGCTACAACGTATGAGAGAGCTTGCAGTACAATCTGCCAATGGAACTGTAACAGATCAAGATCGTAAGGCGATTCAAGATGAGGTGAACCAATTAACTTCAGAGGTCAATCGTATTGCCAATGGAACAGAGTTTAATACGAGAAAATTATTAAGAGGAAATGAAGGGCCAGATAGTAACACGACGGTACATAGAATGAGTACAGGGAAGCCAGCAATCGTAAATGGTGCAATTACATCTAGTGTAGATTTAACCTCTAAGGATTTGACAATCATCATAGATGGACAGGAAAGAACCGTTCGATTAAACAATCTAGATTCTGGGGCAAGTATACAAGACCGTTTGGACGCTCTTAACAATGCAATTGGAGATTTAGGAGAAGCAATCATAACTTCTGGGAGTAATATTGAAATTAGAACAACCTCTATTGGTGGTAATAGTAGTATTTACGTTGATGGCTCTGCAAAGGCTGATTTTGGTCTTGCCGGTATAACAGCGCCTGTATACGGAACAGCGGAAATAAATGCAGGAAATGCGAAATCTACTGTTTACTTTGATGGTCTACCTGAAGCAGGTTCTAGTTTAGTGATTGGCAAGGATAAAGTTGAATTCTATGATAGTAGCAAAGGACCCTATACAGGATCTAATCGACCGATTGATATTTATGATAGTACAGCATCTGCTTATAAAGATGTTACCGACATTATACAGCAAATAAATGATATGGAATTTGAAGGAATCAAGCCAGGCACAGGTGATGCAAGAATAGATACTTCAGTAGATGGACCGGATAAAGGAAGATTGATTTTTGAAGCTGTAGAAACTGGATTCAAGGGTCATGCAATCTTTGTTGAAGGAACACCGAAGGAATTCGTTACGAACCTTCAAGTTGGACCGAATCAAGGTCAAGGATTTAGATTAACCGTAGGAGATATTCGATCCTTTAAACTAGGAATCAGTTCATCTACTCCAGATGGAAATACAGGTGTAAAAGGCGCAGCTTTCCATGAAAGTATGGATGTAACTGATGGACTTTCTGCAAGTACCATTGAGCATGCTATCAATGTTTCTACAGAAGCGTATGCAACATCAGCAATCACTGTATTTGACAACGCCATTATAAAAGTAGCTGAAATGAGAGGTTCTCTCGGAGCGATCCAAAATAGATTAGAGTACACCGCTGCAAACTTAGAGAATACGGGAGAAAACTTAACAGCTGCTTTATCTCGTATTGAAGATACAGATATGGCACTGGAAATGTCTGAATTTACGAAGTATAATATCTTAATTCAAGCAGGTACTTCTATGCTTGCACAAGCGAACCAAAGACCGCAAACGGTATTGCAGCTTTTAAATAGCTAA
- a CDS encoding YaaR family protein, with translation MNRIENLGPIDIGNMINTSNRKSDVRNAQFVEKFQNIKSDQVREHLESLFSQITAQSEKISEKLHISEVIRYKGLVREFLDVAVKNSHQFSKENFLDRRGRHRVYSIVKNVDRELDAITKEFLNKEVDRIAIVKKLDDIRGMLLDVFM, from the coding sequence ATGAATCGTATAGAAAACCTCGGTCCCATCGATATTGGAAATATGATCAATACTTCCAATAGAAAGTCCGATGTTCGCAATGCTCAATTTGTAGAAAAATTTCAAAATATAAAATCTGATCAGGTACGAGAACATCTAGAAAGTTTATTTTCACAGATTACAGCCCAGTCTGAAAAAATTTCAGAAAAACTTCATATCAGTGAAGTCATTCGATATAAGGGCTTGGTTCGAGAATTCTTAGACGTGGCCGTAAAAAATTCCCATCAATTTTCTAAGGAAAACTTCCTCGATCGGCGTGGTCGCCATCGCGTCTACTCCATCGTTAAAAATGTAGATAGAGAACTGGATGCCATCACTAAGGAGTTTTTAAACAAAGAGGTCGATCGCATTGCCATTGTAAAAAAATTAGATGATATTCGCGGTATGCTTTTAGATGTTTTTATGTAA
- a CDS encoding DUF6240 domain-containing protein, which produces MNRKYRLKAGLIMTNNIWGKGIYSNIINSYMKAPSSPKIKGTLLAIDENKVKLDVGNGKAMDLVLNKFLNAKVGDTVTIKKSDIVNAKMGSINTTTEEPSAEITQGKYEYILSSLGMPAKEGNIEAAKILDHHGVNVTKENIVSFLAAKEQLSSLSEKLDYDKVIQLKDKDIDFEKESLQKVLQELEGVKVEKKPFSLLRFLGLKKDMTTEEAEKIAHDLYGSKMGKDVTDIIKALDKAGVKITRESIDHVDRLFHKLHNIQGIEDTTIIDSVKNKIEPSIDALYKLKNAITKGAIRLEEKLGEMVSKAYNAYGSAGNMVTEEDLKRLEGDIEARLMEMGVKVTEEIISTAKDVVARGLDLTKENLERIVAIKGSILELNTNLDYEKTAILMAGGIDMEKIHVVHLANMVADIADSQTMDISLGLDKLGILQLIEKLDMMTIALHHKLGLENTLEGLNITQGMMDGEISLEQWLSQLQGLEDSKETAGNIKMEDVTRILENRSAENAIEAEAKAAIYLRANAERLGSLMEEGYSKELIHALIQVDKPLNLSNVQALLMEKRMLDRVAENLTNEKIESILDGGNKVEKLSLNQLERLLTSSSKANEQPSEEKTVQDALKNAAAIEEAVDKAKGLVDTLKQITPERRDSIISLLMKNAMPLTLKEVQKLSFFLNNERQIGHELEAILSIIENNKNEEIAQLAARLRTGIHKMTSDMKEGKPFGERPYEEFSQILRALESKSAHLSGGERSSLQKSGERLLDSLELQVHLNRQDTLLQLPLMMGDQLKNLQMYVMRDKKGSKKIDPKNMSVLLNFDTNNMGNINIYMAVNYSNIVMKIGLNHTEDKELIENYTKDLEKYLEDLGYSLKDLSFRIDEDTHILSMHREIEGNHQSLKKLLDIKI; this is translated from the coding sequence ATGAATCGTAAATACAGATTGAAAGCGGGGCTGATTATGACGAACAATATTTGGGGAAAAGGTATATACAGCAATATCATAAATTCTTATATGAAAGCACCTAGTAGTCCTAAAATAAAGGGAACGCTATTGGCTATAGATGAAAATAAGGTAAAGTTGGATGTTGGGAATGGAAAGGCGATGGACTTGGTGCTAAATAAGTTTTTGAATGCCAAGGTAGGAGATACTGTAACCATCAAGAAAAGTGATATTGTAAACGCTAAGATGGGATCAATCAATACAACTACAGAAGAGCCATCTGCCGAAATCACACAGGGAAAATATGAATATATTTTATCTTCCTTGGGAATGCCTGCCAAGGAAGGAAACATTGAAGCAGCAAAGATTTTGGATCATCACGGCGTAAATGTTACGAAGGAAAACATTGTGTCCTTTCTGGCGGCGAAGGAGCAATTATCCAGTCTCAGTGAAAAGCTAGACTACGATAAGGTGATTCAATTAAAAGATAAAGACATCGACTTTGAAAAGGAATCCTTGCAGAAGGTTCTCCAGGAATTAGAAGGTGTGAAGGTGGAGAAAAAGCCATTTTCATTGTTACGGTTTCTAGGTCTTAAAAAAGATATGACCACAGAGGAAGCTGAAAAAATAGCCCATGATCTTTATGGAAGTAAGATGGGAAAGGATGTTACGGATATCATCAAGGCCTTAGATAAGGCTGGTGTAAAAATAACGAGAGAAAGCATTGATCATGTAGACCGTCTTTTCCATAAGCTGCATAATATTCAAGGAATTGAAGATACAACGATTATAGACAGTGTAAAAAACAAAATTGAACCTTCCATCGACGCTTTATATAAACTGAAGAATGCAATAACCAAGGGTGCTATTCGTCTAGAGGAAAAATTGGGTGAAATGGTATCGAAGGCGTATAATGCATATGGATCAGCAGGGAATATGGTTACCGAGGAAGATTTAAAAAGACTAGAGGGCGATATTGAGGCCCGATTGATGGAGATGGGTGTAAAGGTAACGGAAGAAATCATCAGTACGGCAAAGGATGTTGTTGCGAGAGGACTGGATCTAACGAAAGAGAATCTGGAGAGAATCGTGGCGATTAAAGGAAGTATTTTAGAGCTCAATACGAATCTGGATTATGAAAAAACAGCGATCCTTATGGCGGGTGGAATCGATATGGAAAAAATCCATGTGGTTCACCTAGCGAATATGGTGGCGGACATTGCAGATTCACAGACAATGGATATCAGTCTAGGATTGGATAAATTAGGAATTCTTCAGCTGATAGAAAAGCTCGATATGATGACCATTGCGCTGCACCATAAATTAGGCTTGGAAAATACCTTAGAGGGTCTGAACATCACTCAGGGTATGATGGATGGAGAAATAAGCTTAGAGCAGTGGCTGAGTCAGCTTCAAGGGCTAGAGGATTCTAAGGAAACTGCTGGAAATATAAAGATGGAAGATGTTACCCGAATATTGGAGAATCGATCTGCTGAGAATGCCATTGAAGCGGAAGCCAAAGCAGCGATTTATTTAAGGGCAAACGCAGAACGACTGGGATCTCTTATGGAAGAAGGCTATAGCAAGGAGCTCATCCATGCCTTGATACAGGTGGATAAACCACTGAACCTTTCAAATGTACAGGCGTTATTGATGGAGAAAAGAATGCTGGACAGGGTGGCAGAAAATTTAACCAATGAGAAGATTGAAAGCATTTTGGATGGCGGAAATAAAGTAGAAAAGCTATCGCTAAACCAATTGGAGCGGCTGTTAACTTCTTCCAGCAAGGCAAATGAACAACCCAGCGAAGAGAAAACAGTACAAGACGCCTTAAAGAATGCTGCTGCCATTGAGGAAGCAGTGGATAAGGCTAAAGGACTGGTAGATACCCTAAAGCAGATCACGCCGGAAAGACGGGATAGCATTATTTCATTGTTGATGAAAAATGCCATGCCACTCACGCTGAAGGAAGTTCAAAAACTATCATTCTTCTTAAATAATGAAAGACAAATCGGTCATGAGTTAGAAGCCATCCTAAGTATTATTGAGAATAATAAAAATGAAGAGATTGCCCAACTGGCAGCTCGGTTGAGAACGGGCATTCATAAAATGACCTCTGATATGAAAGAGGGAAAACCCTTTGGGGAACGACCTTATGAGGAATTTTCTCAGATATTGAGAGCACTTGAAAGTAAATCAGCTCATTTATCCGGTGGTGAACGATCATCCTTACAAAAAAGTGGGGAAAGGCTACTAGATTCATTGGAACTACAGGTTCATTTAAATCGACAGGATACACTGCTGCAGCTTCCGCTCATGATGGGCGATCAGCTGAAGAACCTTCAAATGTATGTGATGCGGGATAAAAAAGGGAGTAAGAAAATCGACCCTAAGAATATGTCCGTGCTGCTGAATTTTGACACCAATAATATGGGAAATATCAATATTTACATGGCAGTGAACTACAGCAATATTGTTATGAAAATTGGGTTGAATCATACTGAGGACAAGGAACTGATAGAAAACTATACGAAAGATTTAGAGAAGTACCTAGAGGATTTAGGGTATAGCCTAAAGGATCTCTCCTTTAGAATTGATGAGGATACGCATATTTTATCCATGCATCGAGAAATTGAAGGAAATCACCAAAGTCTAAAAAAACTATTGGATATTAAGATTTAA